A genomic stretch from Flavobacterium sp. KS-LB2 includes:
- a CDS encoding glycosyltransferase gives MLIIILYFFIFIVVVQISFYLGVFGKFAFAKAQKITPKRIPISVIVCAKNEEDNVLNFIPLLAEQNYPDFEIVLIDDASSDKTLDVFEGFEKQYSNVRLVKVENNEAFWGNKKYALTLGIKAAKKDYLLFTDADCYPTSKDWITAMSSQFTMQKTIVLGYGKHEKIPNSFLNKIIRYETLLTAIQYFSWAKIGHPYMGVGRNLAYKKEEFFNVNGFIEHMQIRSGDDDLFVNQAAKAKNTTIAYTPESFTLSKPKTTYKDWLIQKRRHIATANYYKLLDKLQLGTFYCSQLLFILLPILLLVFQFQWILVLSLIALRYLVAWIVVGFSAGKLKENDIKFWFPIVEIVLILIQINIFITNIFSKPVHWK, from the coding sequence ATGCTTATTATCATTCTTTACTTTTTTATCTTTATTGTTGTTGTTCAAATTTCGTTTTATCTAGGTGTTTTTGGAAAATTTGCTTTTGCCAAAGCACAGAAAATAACACCAAAAAGAATCCCTATTTCAGTGATTGTATGTGCTAAGAACGAAGAAGATAATGTCCTTAATTTTATTCCGTTACTCGCGGAACAAAACTATCCTGATTTCGAAATTGTACTTATAGATGATGCATCAAGTGACAAAACTTTAGATGTTTTTGAAGGTTTTGAAAAGCAATATTCTAATGTACGTTTGGTAAAAGTAGAAAACAACGAAGCTTTTTGGGGAAACAAAAAATATGCGTTGACATTAGGAATAAAAGCCGCCAAAAAAGACTATTTATTATTCACAGATGCAGATTGTTACCCAACTTCAAAAGACTGGATAACCGCTATGAGTTCTCAATTTACCATGCAAAAAACAATTGTTTTGGGTTATGGTAAACATGAAAAAATCCCTAATTCGTTCCTGAATAAAATAATTCGTTATGAAACGTTATTAACCGCTATTCAATATTTTTCATGGGCAAAAATCGGACATCCTTATATGGGTGTCGGACGAAATTTAGCCTACAAAAAAGAAGAGTTTTTCAATGTAAACGGCTTCATTGAGCATATGCAAATTCGTTCTGGGGATGACGATCTATTTGTAAATCAAGCTGCAAAAGCTAAAAACACAACTATCGCCTACACACCAGAAAGTTTTACACTTTCTAAACCAAAAACTACATATAAAGATTGGCTGATCCAAAAAAGAAGACATATTGCCACGGCAAATTATTACAAACTTCTCGATAAATTACAATTAGGGACATTCTATTGTTCACAATTACTTTTTATATTATTACCCATATTGTTATTAGTCTTTCAATTTCAATGGATATTAGTTTTAAGTTTAATCGCATTACGTTATCTTGTGGCATGGATTGTGGTAGGATTCTCAGCAGGTAAACTGAAAGAAAATGATATTAAATTCTGGTTCCCTATCGTTGAAATAGTACTTATCTTAATACAAATCAATATCTTTATTACAAATATATTCTCAAAACCGGTACATTGGAAATAA
- a CDS encoding energy transducer TonB, translated as MSKLSIYETGWINLVFQDRNKEYGAYQLRKESTKTGITALFMGVLFLSGALSIPVILTHLNPNKNITIDIPEFTNTVVQITDIIPNQLKEKKTLPEVKAKEIDVPVKSAQLVNPVIVQASQANQDIAKNTDNTRLINTTTEGTGTVGLNPTSASPGTGTDAITPIDLGNTIVNSGTLDKLPEFPGGIKKFYNYVGNNFEKQEIEASGAIRVYVSFVIERDGSMTDIQVKRDPGYGLGKEAIRVLKSLKTKWSPGMIDGKAVRTAYNLPITVQMN; from the coding sequence ATGTCAAAACTAAGCATTTACGAGACCGGTTGGATTAACCTAGTTTTCCAAGATCGAAACAAAGAATATGGAGCGTATCAATTGCGTAAGGAAAGTACAAAAACAGGAATAACAGCACTTTTTATGGGTGTGTTATTTTTATCGGGAGCGTTAAGTATTCCTGTGATTTTAACCCATCTGAATCCCAATAAAAACATCACGATAGATATTCCTGAATTTACAAATACTGTCGTCCAAATTACTGACATAATTCCAAATCAGCTTAAAGAGAAAAAGACACTTCCTGAGGTAAAAGCTAAAGAAATTGATGTTCCAGTAAAAAGTGCACAGTTAGTAAATCCAGTAATTGTACAAGCTTCTCAAGCAAATCAGGATATTGCAAAAAACACAGACAATACTAGACTCATAAATACTACTACAGAAGGAACTGGAACTGTAGGCTTAAACCCAACTTCAGCTTCTCCAGGAACAGGAACTGATGCTATAACGCCTATAGATTTAGGAAATACGATTGTAAACAGCGGCACTTTAGACAAACTTCCTGAGTTTCCGGGCGGAATTAAAAAATTCTATAATTATGTGGGAAACAATTTTGAAAAACAAGAAATAGAAGCCAGCGGAGCTATTCGGGTATATGTTTCTTTTGTAATTGAAAGAGATGGAAGCATGACTGATATTCAAGTAAAAAGAGATCCAGGTTATGGCTTGGGGAAAGAAGCCATTCGAGTATTGAAATCCTTGAAAACGAAATGGTCTCCAGGAATGATTGATGGAAAAGCAGTCCGAACTGCTTATAATCTTCCCATCACTGTACAGATGAATTAA
- the gap gene encoding type I glyceraldehyde-3-phosphate dehydrogenase produces the protein MKTRIAINGFGRIGRNLFRLLLNHPSIEVVAINDIADKKTMAHLLKYDSIHGVLPFKVSEDKKGILVDGNHFLFFHEKSISNLDWKTLGIDYVVESTGKHKTFEELNAHIIAGAKKVILSAPSEVDTIKTVVLGVNDSILDGTETIISNASCTTNNAAPMIKVINELCGIEQAYITTIHSYTTDQSLHDQPHKDLRRARGASQSIVPTTTGAAKALTKIFPEFDGKIGGCGIRVPVPDGSLTDITFNVKRAVTINEINAAFKIAAETNLKGILDYTEDPIVSVDVIGNKNSCIFDAQLTSVIDKMVKVVGWYDNEIGYSSRIIDLILLTKK, from the coding sequence TTGAAAACAAGAATTGCCATAAACGGTTTTGGGAGAATTGGCAGGAATTTATTCCGATTACTTTTAAACCATCCTTCAATAGAAGTTGTTGCTATAAATGACATTGCTGATAAAAAAACAATGGCACATTTACTAAAATACGACAGTATTCACGGAGTTTTGCCATTTAAGGTTAGCGAGGACAAAAAAGGAATTCTCGTAGATGGAAATCATTTTTTATTTTTTCATGAAAAAAGTATTTCAAATCTAGATTGGAAAACCTTAGGCATTGATTATGTCGTGGAATCAACAGGAAAGCACAAGACTTTTGAAGAACTAAACGCTCATATTATTGCTGGAGCCAAAAAAGTAATTCTTTCGGCACCATCAGAAGTGGATACTATAAAAACAGTAGTGCTTGGGGTAAATGATAGTATTCTTGATGGTACCGAAACCATAATTTCGAATGCTAGTTGTACCACAAACAATGCAGCACCAATGATTAAAGTAATCAATGAACTTTGCGGTATAGAACAGGCGTACATCACTACCATTCACTCCTACACGACAGACCAAAGCTTACACGATCAACCACATAAAGATTTACGTCGTGCTCGCGGCGCGAGTCAATCTATTGTCCCTACAACCACTGGAGCGGCAAAGGCATTAACAAAAATATTTCCTGAATTTGATGGTAAAATTGGAGGTTGTGGCATACGAGTACCTGTTCCTGATGGGTCTTTGACTGATATTACATTTAATGTAAAACGTGCCGTAACCATAAATGAAATAAACGCAGCTTTTAAAATTGCCGCAGAAACAAATTTAAAAGGAATTTTAGATTATACCGAAGACCCAATTGTTTCTGTTGATGTAATTGGCAATAAAAATTCATGTATATTTGATGCTCAACTTACTTCTGTCATCGATAAAATGGTAAAAGTAGTAGGTTGGTACGATAATGAAATAGGTTATTCGTCTCGAATTATTGATTTAATTCTTTTAACAAAAAAATAA
- a CDS encoding tetratricopeptide repeat-containing hybrid sensor histidine kinase/response regulator has protein sequence MKYFFAFIVFFYSSLYSQPNEEVDSTAYYSSISNSSIQSNNYKEALLSSQKAIRYATKKKNIKDQAQQTFNLGKIYFDLEKYDDAIETLLKSAALFSNFEPSQEHSTTYYYIGLCYMQKENYNKASIYFARAKSINDKLKIPDVAELFNLQKGLIYKSKNKLDLALYSFKIIIAKPDNPNLINTKAEASYQIGKIEASRNRNNLALNYLNKALELNNKTKNLVQKSNILLALSDVYEKTLDKNNAYLYLKQHLNLKESITILNNERLGIDDYQKFKESEKLKEIAQANYENKEQEKANKFSKLISIFAIALISILSLLSLSLYKNNIIRNQSNLLLQEKNKELEIAKDKAEKASKARSEFLSTVSHELRTPLNAINGIAHLLLEENPQENQMDYLSSLKFSGDYLTKFINEILEINKIDSHKSEIEYISFNLKKLLEDIKHSLKELALVNNNNFTLEVDQTIPNYLIGDPTKLSQIMLNLINNALKFTKNGNVTVIAKLKTVDDKKATLYFEITDTGIGIPEDKLASVFDSFSQGSIEVNRKYGGTGLGLTIVKKLIKILGGHIKLKSTLGEGSSFSFDLEFEISPQQESQMEKKSIIKYDSTKLINKKILLVEDNKINQMITKKMLDKKGIICEIIDNGEDAIDVLKHNTFDLVLMDVHLPGINGTIATETIRTFDCTTPIIALTAISLHENRDMLLSFGMNEVITKPFVPEEFYSVIAGYI, from the coding sequence ATGAAGTATTTTTTTGCTTTTATTGTTTTTTTTTACAGCTCACTCTATTCTCAGCCCAATGAGGAAGTAGATAGCACAGCATATTATAGCAGCATAAGCAATTCTAGTATTCAATCTAATAATTACAAAGAGGCTTTATTGTCTAGCCAAAAAGCCATACGTTATGCTACAAAAAAGAAAAATATTAAAGACCAAGCACAACAAACCTTCAATCTTGGGAAAATTTATTTTGATTTAGAAAAATACGATGATGCCATAGAAACGCTACTAAAAAGTGCTGCATTATTTTCTAATTTTGAGCCTAGTCAAGAGCACTCTACAACCTATTATTATATCGGCTTATGCTATATGCAAAAGGAAAATTATAATAAAGCTTCAATATACTTTGCGAGAGCAAAATCTATTAATGATAAGTTAAAAATTCCTGATGTTGCAGAGTTATTTAATCTTCAAAAAGGATTAATTTACAAATCTAAAAACAAGTTAGATTTAGCCTTGTATTCTTTTAAAATAATAATTGCAAAACCAGACAATCCCAATTTAATTAATACTAAAGCAGAAGCCTCTTACCAAATAGGAAAAATTGAAGCAAGCAGAAACAGAAACAACTTAGCTTTAAACTATCTAAACAAAGCGTTAGAATTAAACAATAAAACAAAAAATCTAGTACAAAAATCAAATATTTTGCTTGCCTTAAGTGATGTTTACGAAAAGACATTAGATAAAAATAATGCCTATTTGTATCTAAAACAGCATCTCAATTTAAAAGAAAGCATTACCATTTTAAATAACGAAAGACTTGGCATAGACGATTATCAAAAGTTCAAAGAATCTGAAAAATTAAAAGAAATTGCACAAGCAAATTATGAAAATAAGGAGCAAGAAAAAGCTAATAAATTTTCTAAATTAATCAGCATATTTGCAATTGCTTTAATTTCAATTTTATCATTATTAAGTTTATCCTTATACAAAAACAACATCATTAGAAATCAGTCTAATTTGCTATTGCAAGAGAAAAATAAAGAATTAGAGATTGCCAAAGACAAAGCAGAAAAAGCATCAAAAGCGAGATCCGAATTTTTATCAACAGTAAGCCATGAGCTTCGAACTCCGTTGAATGCTATCAACGGTATCGCCCATTTATTGCTAGAAGAAAATCCTCAGGAAAATCAAATGGACTATTTATCTTCTTTAAAATTTTCAGGAGACTACTTGACTAAATTTATTAATGAAATTTTAGAAATCAATAAAATTGACTCTCACAAATCAGAAATAGAATACATCAGTTTTAATTTAAAAAAATTATTAGAGGACATCAAGCATTCATTGAAAGAATTGGCTTTAGTAAACAACAACAATTTTACACTTGAAGTAGACCAGACTATTCCCAATTATTTGATTGGCGATCCCACAAAATTATCACAGATCATGCTAAACTTGATCAACAATGCCCTAAAATTTACAAAAAATGGGAACGTAACCGTTATAGCCAAACTTAAGACAGTAGATGATAAAAAAGCTACTTTATATTTCGAAATAACAGATACTGGAATAGGAATACCCGAAGACAAATTAGCAAGTGTTTTTGATAGTTTTTCACAGGGATCCATAGAGGTGAATCGCAAATATGGCGGAACAGGTTTAGGATTAACTATCGTAAAAAAATTAATAAAAATCCTTGGTGGGCATATCAAACTTAAAAGCACGCTAGGTGAAGGGTCATCATTTTCATTTGACTTAGAATTCGAAATAAGTCCACAACAGGAATCTCAAATGGAGAAAAAATCAATCATAAAATACGATTCTACTAAATTAATAAATAAAAAAATACTATTGGTTGAGGATAATAAGATCAACCAAATGATTACCAAGAAAATGCTGGATAAGAAAGGAATAATCTGCGAAATAATTGATAATGGTGAGGATGCAATCGATGTGTTAAAACATAACACGTTCGACTTAGTGCTCATGGATGTTCACTTACCTGGCATAAACGGAACTATTGCAACAGAAACAATACGAACATTTGACTGTACTACTCCTATTATTGCACTTACTGCCATCTCATTACACGAAAACAGAGACATGCTTTTATCGTTTGGAATGAATGAAGTAATTACTAAGCCCTTTGTGCCAGAGGAATTTTACAGTGTTATTGCTGGATATATTTAG
- the murB gene encoding UDP-N-acetylmuramate dehydrogenase, with amino-acid sequence MEIVPNFSLKKYNTFGIEAKAKQFVAVHSVQDLKTILQENKSQQTFILGGGSNMLLTQDIDALVIHIDLKGKKIIEENNDFVWVESQAGESWHEFVLWTIDQNFGGLENMSLIPGNVGTTPVQNIGAYGTEIKDTFVSCEAMTIENQKMKTFSKDECHFGYRESIFKNEVKNQYIITSVVFKLTKTNHKINTSYGDISSELAKNNITNPTLKEVSNAVIAIRQSKLPDPKVLGNSGSFFKNPIVLKSDFEKIHKRFPEMKYFDISETEVKVPAGWLIEQAGFKGKRFGDAGIHKNQALVLVNYGNATGQEILNVSKDIQETVFKTFGIHIEAEVNVI; translated from the coding sequence ATGGAAATAGTACCTAATTTCTCTTTAAAAAAATACAATACTTTTGGCATTGAAGCCAAAGCAAAACAGTTTGTTGCCGTACATTCTGTGCAAGACTTGAAAACTATTTTACAAGAAAACAAATCACAGCAAACATTTATTTTAGGAGGTGGAAGCAATATGCTTTTGACACAAGATATTGATGCTTTAGTGATTCATATCGATTTAAAAGGCAAGAAAATTATTGAAGAAAACAATGATTTTGTTTGGGTCGAAAGTCAAGCTGGCGAAAGCTGGCATGAATTTGTACTTTGGACCATCGATCAAAATTTTGGCGGATTAGAAAACATGTCACTCATTCCTGGAAACGTAGGAACCACCCCGGTACAAAACATAGGTGCTTATGGCACGGAAATCAAGGACACCTTTGTTTCCTGCGAAGCAATGACCATAGAAAATCAGAAAATGAAAACCTTCTCAAAGGACGAATGTCATTTTGGATATCGTGAAAGCATTTTCAAAAATGAAGTAAAAAACCAATACATAATTACATCAGTTGTTTTTAAATTGACAAAAACAAATCATAAAATTAACACTTCTTATGGAGATATTTCGTCAGAATTAGCCAAAAACAACATTACAAATCCCACTTTAAAAGAGGTCAGTAATGCTGTAATTGCCATTCGACAAAGCAAATTACCTGACCCAAAAGTATTAGGAAATAGCGGTAGTTTCTTTAAAAATCCAATTGTATTAAAATCGGATTTCGAAAAAATTCATAAACGATTTCCTGAAATGAAATATTTTGATATTTCTGAAACCGAAGTAAAAGTTCCTGCAGGATGGCTAATCGAGCAAGCGGGTTTCAAAGGAAAACGTTTTGGTGATGCCGGAATACATAAAAATCAGGCTTTAGTATTAGTGAATTATGGCAATGCAACAGGGCAAGAAATTTTGAATGTTTCAAAGGACATTCAAGAGACTGTTTTTAAAACATTTGGTATTCATATCGAGGCCGAGGTAAATGTGATTTAG
- the lipA gene encoding lipoyl synthase, protein METVLENTLPTGKPKWLKVKLPIGQKYTELRGLVDKYSLNTICTSGSCPNMGECWGEGTATFMILGNVCTRSCGFCGVKTGRPETVDWDEPEKVARSIKIMNIKHAVITSVDRDDLKDGGSIIWIETVKAIRRMNPNTTLETLIPDFQGIERNIDRIVEANPEVVSHNVETVRRLTREVRIQAKYDRTLEVLRYLKEKGINRTKSGIMLGLGEQEEEVYQTMRDLREANVDIVTIGQYLQPSKKHLPVKEFITPEQFAKYEQFGLELGFRHVESGPLVRSSYKAQKHIL, encoded by the coding sequence ATGGAAACTGTTTTAGAAAATACATTACCTACAGGAAAGCCAAAATGGTTAAAGGTAAAACTCCCAATAGGTCAAAAATATACAGAGCTTCGCGGCTTAGTCGATAAATATAGCTTGAACACGATTTGTACTTCGGGGAGCTGCCCCAATATGGGTGAATGCTGGGGAGAAGGAACGGCAACGTTTATGATTTTAGGAAATGTTTGTACACGTTCTTGTGGTTTTTGTGGTGTAAAAACTGGAAGACCGGAAACGGTGGATTGGGATGAACCAGAAAAAGTGGCGCGCTCTATCAAAATAATGAACATCAAACATGCCGTAATCACTAGTGTTGACAGAGATGACTTGAAAGATGGTGGTTCAATTATTTGGATTGAAACCGTGAAAGCTATTCGAAGAATGAACCCAAATACAACCCTAGAAACTTTGATTCCAGATTTTCAAGGCATCGAAAGAAACATTGATAGAATCGTTGAAGCAAATCCAGAAGTAGTATCTCATAATGTGGAAACAGTACGCAGATTGACTCGTGAAGTACGTATTCAAGCAAAATACGACCGAACTTTGGAAGTATTGCGCTACTTGAAAGAAAAAGGAATCAACAGAACAAAGTCAGGAATCATGCTTGGACTTGGTGAACAAGAAGAAGAAGTATACCAAACGATGCGCGATTTGCGTGAAGCAAATGTTGATATTGTTACGATAGGACAATACTTGCAACCGAGTAAAAAACACTTGCCCGTAAAGGAATTTATAACCCCGGAACAATTTGCAAAATACGAGCAATTTGGTTTAGAATTAGGGTTCCGTCATGTAGAAAGCGGACCATTAGTACGTTCCTCTTACAAAGCACAAAAACATATTCTTTAA
- a CDS encoding purine-nucleoside phosphorylase, with the protein MWEEVQDTVSYIQEKINFTPEYGVILGSGLGSFTDEMKVAHTLPYHEIPNFPVSTVQGHKGALVFGTIGDKKVVAMQGRFHFYEGYSMTEVTFPVRVMKFLGVEKLVVSNASGGVNPSYKVGSIVMITDHINMTPEHPLRGKNDERFGPRFVNMSEPYSRKMIAKATELAQELNIEVHEGIYLGLQGPTFETLAEYKMVKILGADCVGMSTVPEVIVARHMDLETFGISVITDMGNEESIGTISHDEVLEAAKEAEPKVRSLIKELILNY; encoded by the coding sequence ATGTGGGAAGAAGTACAAGATACAGTTAGTTATATTCAAGAGAAAATCAATTTCACACCTGAATATGGTGTGATTTTAGGTTCAGGATTAGGGAGTTTTACAGATGAAATGAAAGTAGCACATACGTTACCGTATCATGAAATTCCAAATTTTCCGGTATCAACTGTTCAAGGTCATAAAGGCGCGCTAGTTTTTGGAACGATAGGAGATAAGAAAGTGGTTGCTATGCAAGGCCGTTTTCATTTCTACGAAGGATATTCAATGACCGAAGTTACTTTTCCAGTGCGAGTAATGAAGTTTTTAGGCGTGGAAAAATTAGTAGTTTCAAATGCTTCAGGTGGTGTAAATCCAAGTTACAAAGTAGGTTCTATTGTTATGATTACAGATCATATCAATATGACGCCAGAACATCCTTTGCGTGGAAAAAATGACGAACGTTTTGGTCCTCGTTTTGTAAATATGAGTGAACCGTATTCAAGAAAAATGATTGCTAAAGCTACTGAACTTGCTCAAGAATTGAATATCGAAGTTCATGAAGGAATTTATCTGGGTTTACAAGGACCTACTTTTGAAACTTTGGCAGAATACAAAATGGTGAAAATTCTGGGTGCTGATTGTGTGGGAATGTCCACTGTTCCTGAAGTAATTGTGGCGCGTCACATGGATTTGGAAACCTTTGGTATTTCAGTAATTACAGACATGGGTAACGAAGAAAGCATTGGTACAATCTCTCATGATGAAGTTCTTGAAGCTGCTAAAGAAGCAGAACCAAAGGTAAGAAGCTTGATTAAGGAATTGATTTTAAACTATTAA
- a CDS encoding RNA polymerase sigma factor, with protein sequence MEINKQIEKAKQGDQVAFTFLLDYYWNEVYGFMLKRTENETTAEDITIETFSKAFDKIATYNSEFQFNTWLIAIAKNVHIDLLRKKKSSLFVEITDEQDQQAYNIADTTPSAEDELITEQNLSRLLQFIKELKPHYQEVIQLRYFQEMSYQEIANKIDEPLSNVKIKLLRAKKLLAEIIQNKR encoded by the coding sequence TTGGAAATAAACAAACAAATAGAAAAAGCAAAACAAGGCGATCAGGTTGCCTTTACTTTTCTATTGGACTATTATTGGAATGAAGTGTATGGTTTTATGCTAAAACGTACCGAAAATGAGACTACTGCTGAAGATATCACCATAGAAACGTTCTCGAAAGCATTTGATAAAATTGCCACTTATAACTCTGAATTCCAATTTAACACTTGGCTGATTGCAATTGCAAAAAACGTCCACATCGATTTATTACGAAAAAAGAAATCAAGTCTTTTTGTTGAAATCACTGATGAACAAGACCAGCAAGCCTACAATATTGCCGACACCACTCCATCTGCAGAGGATGAGCTGATTACCGAGCAAAATCTTTCCCGATTACTGCAATTCATCAAAGAATTGAAACCACATTACCAAGAAGTCATTCAGTTGCGTTATTTTCAAGAAATGAGTTACCAAGAAATTGCCAATAAAATTGATGAACCATTGAGCAATGTGAAGATTAAATTGCTTCGCGCCAAAAAACTTCTGGCAGAAATAATTCAAAATAAAAGGTAG
- a CDS encoding FMN-binding negative transcriptional regulator, protein MYIPDIYKNENSEEIKKFLQENSFGILINQSNGKLCATHIPLELETNQDGKDILYGHVSIENPQWKGFTDNDQVLAVFSGPHSYISSSWYDHENVPTWNYIAVHVYGKIKIIEGDGVIESLKKLVDKYEQNSENPIRIEDLSKKTMMQSRGIVAFEIEIKEIQATRKMSQNRDAKNYQNIITELEKVNTDQSIATAKEMKKCPM, encoded by the coding sequence ATGTATATTCCTGACATCTACAAAAACGAGAATTCAGAGGAAATCAAAAAATTTCTTCAAGAAAACAGTTTTGGCATTTTAATCAATCAATCCAATGGAAAATTGTGCGCTACACACATTCCTTTGGAACTCGAAACGAATCAAGACGGCAAAGATATTTTGTACGGACACGTTTCTATCGAAAATCCACAATGGAAAGGTTTTACTGATAATGATCAAGTCCTAGCTGTATTTTCTGGACCTCACAGCTATATTTCTTCCTCTTGGTACGATCATGAAAATGTACCAACCTGGAATTATATCGCAGTTCATGTGTATGGAAAAATCAAAATTATTGAAGGAGATGGTGTCATTGAATCCTTAAAAAAACTAGTTGATAAGTACGAACAAAACTCGGAGAATCCTATTCGAATAGAAGATTTATCAAAGAAAACCATGATGCAGAGTCGCGGAATCGTAGCCTTTGAAATTGAGATAAAGGAAATTCAAGCAACGAGAAAAATGTCACAAAATAGAGATGCTAAGAACTATCAAAATATCATAACCGAATTAGAAAAAGTAAATACAGACCAGTCCATCGCTACTGCAAAAGAGATGAAAAAATGCCCCATGTAA